Proteins from one Triticum aestivum cultivar Chinese Spring chromosome 7A, IWGSC CS RefSeq v2.1, whole genome shotgun sequence genomic window:
- the LOC123154109 gene encoding protein FAR1-RELATED SEQUENCE 5: MWTNGRSKKQYHHFGDVVTFDTTYKTNLYDMPFGIFVGVNNHFQSVLYAGVLMRDETVDTFKWIFDEFVKMMGGKRPITILTDQARAMEVAIEEIYLDATHRWCKWHILKKAKESLGSNYTKKSDFRAEFHKLVHEMLTIEEFEDGWVELLEKYSLTKKTYLTQIYETRQKWAKPYFAGKFCARQTSTGRSESANHMLKQYVPPSCSMNLFVKQYNKLQFDREQEEGFQEKRTRLSGAVLKVNTPLEVHASKIYTRKMFEIFGGILYESGSYDVEEIIPKQKYMVTHVKAEKQEKWFKCRYEVNVFDNLGYFSCICDLFEHMGMVCCHSLQVMNVLRLREIPHRHILKRWSIHGRDNLPDHLKHYQQDMGPPDAPTYRHSALYITALEVVKMGDINQEACKFMLDGLVDLRERGAEISAPNDGLGIVEQQVSNNGVAGGCSKKTKTCKAACSVRSVEGNHITAIGETSVSVHPPANQGEGAPTSKDMASEGSCPNADSYNSDFSEAASRFTVNLDESLLAPERKKKRGRPTTSRDKAPYEKGSNKRSRFCSICRGKGHKSSTCPDRGDAPRKERKVGTCSKCGVPGHRKTTCSKPLLSSMAGVPPSH; encoded by the exons ATGTGGACAAATGGGCGTAGCAAAAAACAATACCATCACTTTGGCGATGTGGTCACATTCGACACAACATACAAGACCAATCTATATGATATGCCATTCGGAATTTTTGTTGGCGTGAACAACCACTTCCAGAGTGTGTTGTATGCTGGTGTGCTCATGCGAGATGAGACGGTCGACACTTTCAAATGGATTTTTGATGAGTTTGTGAAGATGATGGGAGGGAAAAGACCAATTACAATTTTGACAG ACCAAGCCAGGGCGATGGAAGTCGCCATTGAGGAAATATATCTAGATGCAACACACAGATGGTGCAAGTGGCACATCCTGAAGAAGGCCAAAGAGAGCCTGGGGTCTAATTACACAAAGAAGTCTGATTTCAGGGCAGAATTCCACAAGTTGGTCCACGAGATGCTCACCATCGAGGAGTTCGAGGACGGGTGGGTAGAGTTGCTTGAGAAGTACTCACTGACTAAGAAGACGTACCTGACGCAAATTTACGAAACAAGGCAGAAATGGGCCAAACCATACTTTGCAGGAAAATTCTGTGCCAGGCAAACCAGTACTGGAAGGAGTGAGAGCGCAAATCACATGTTGAAACAATATGTTCCACCTTCTTGCTCAATGAATCTTTTTGTCAAGCAATATAACAAGCTGCAGTTTGACCGTGAACAAGAAGAAGGGTTCCAGGAGAAACGAACCAGGCTG AGTGGAGCTGTCTTGAAGGTCAACACCCCACTAGAAGTGCACGCTAGCAAGATTTACACCAGGAAGATGTTTGAGATTTTTGGAGGAATATTGTATGAATCCGGAAGCTATGATGTAGAAGAGATCATACCAAAGCAGAAATACATGGTGACCCACGTCAAGGCTGAAAAGCAAGAGAAATGGTTCAAATGCCGATATGAGGTCAATGTGTTTGATAATCTGGGGTATTTCTCGTGCATATGCGACCTGTTCGAGCACATGGGTATGGTCTGCTGTCACTCGCTGCAG gtcatgaatgtgctccggcttaGGGAGATTCCCCACAGGCACATCTTGAAGAGGTGGAGCATACATGGCAGAGATAATTTGCCGGATCATCTCAAACATTACCAACAGGACATGGGCCCGCCGGACGCACCCACTTATAGACATTCTGCTTTGTACATCACTGCCCTGGAGGTGGTTAAAATGGGCGACATAAACCAAGAAGCATGCAAATTCATGTTGGATGGATTGGTGGATCTTAGGGAGAGAGGAGCTGAGATTAGCGCACCAAATGATGGCCTAGGCATCGTTGAGCAGCAGGTCTCGAACAATGGAGTTGCGGGTGGTTGCAGCAAGAAAACCAAGACTTGTAAGGCGGCGTGCTCTGTAAGAAGTGTTGAAGGGAATCACATAACGGCCATAGGAGAAACATCGGTGTCGGTTCATCCACCAGCAAACCAAGGCGAGGGGGCACCGACGTCCAAAGACATGGCATCAGAAGGATCCTGTCCAAATGCAGATAGCTACAATTCAGACTTTTCTGAGGCTGCATCCAGGTTTACTGTCAATCTGGATGAGAGTCTGCTTGCACCAGAAAGGAAAAAGAAACGTGGCCGGCCAACAACAAGCAGGGACAAGGCTCCATATGAGAAGGGAAGCAACAAAAGATCAAGGTTTTGTTCAATCTGTAGGGGCAAAGGCCACAAGTCAAGCACCTGCCCCGACCGTGGTGACGCCCCTAGAAAAGAAAGGAAAGTGGGCACATGCAGCAAGTGTGGAGTGCCTGGGCATAGGAAAACAACATGCAGCAAGCCGCTCTTGTCCTCGATGGCCGGTGTTCCTCCATCTCATTAG
- the LOC123150885 gene encoding sphinganine C4-monooxygenase 1 → MAFAVSDELLGTFVPIAVYWLYSGLYIVMDRMEIDDYRLHPKGEEEVKNVVSKWTVVKGVLVQQGFQIAVSLLLFTIIGDDSGTVRKQPPALVIALQFIIAMFVMDTWQYFMHRYMHINKFLYKHIHSKHHTLVVPYAFGALYNHPLEGLILDTIGGALSFLVAGMTPRTSIFFFSFATIKTVDDHCGLWLPGNILHMLFSNNSAYHDIHHQLYGNKYNFSQPFFVMWDKILGTYMPYTLEERKGGGLEARPVNLGLAAQSKSD, encoded by the exons ATGGCGTTTGCGGTCTCCGACGAGCTGCTGGGCACATTCGTGCCGATTGCGGTGTACTGGCTCTATTCGGGGCTGTACATCGTGATGGACAGGATGGAGATTGACGACTACCGGCTCCACCccaaaggggaggaggaggtgaaGAACGTCGTCTCCAAGTGGACGGTCGTCAAGGGTGTCCTTGTGCAGCAGGGGTTTCAGATTGCGGTCTCACTTCTCCTGTTCACG ATCATTGGTGATGACAGCGGTACTGTGAGAAAGCAGCCTCCCGCCCTGGTGATAGCACTGCAATTTATCATCGCAATGTTTGTTATGGACACATGGCAGTACTTCATGCACAGATACATGCACATCAACAAGTTCTTGTACAAGCATATCCACTCGAAGCATCACACTCTTGTGGTTCCATACGCGTTTGGCGCTCTTTACAACCATCCCCTCGAGGGCCTCATTTTGGACACGATTGGTGGCGCCCTCTCGTTCCTCGTCGCCGGAATGACTCCTAGGACGTCCATATTCTTCTTCTCATTCGCAACCATCAAGACCGTCGACGATCACTGCGGCCTGTGGCTTCCTGGGAATATCCTCCACATGCTGTTCAGCAACAACAGCGCTTACCATGACATCCACCACCAGCTCTACGGCAACAAGTACAACTTCTCGCAGCCGTTCTTCGTCATGTGGGACAAGATCCTCGGGACCTACATGCCATACACTCTGGAGGAGCGCAAGGGAGGAGGTTTGGAGGCGCGCCCTGTTAATCTCGGACTCGCAGCGCAGAGCAAGTCTGACTAA